The following are encoded together in the Cicer arietinum cultivar CDC Frontier isolate Library 1 chromosome 2, Cicar.CDCFrontier_v2.0, whole genome shotgun sequence genome:
- the LOC140919372 gene encoding uncharacterized protein: MAFLRKLLPRHRFHSLINPKTPHSHNFNFPLRPITSLPQTQPPNSKTKQNKKPLSTLFSDLMSGKSTTFEEDGKGDIELKNKLKQLTEEVRISKYKKKTKAVTVLNKGERRSLYSAFTNQPVPDSVVSVEKVVEKKKKEDFVAKELSIDMVLFLKYLYENGYFKDAKFDKAGGRFDIGWFENGYAYGYVKFAALKFATDNFEIAK; encoded by the coding sequence ATGGCTTTTCTCAGGAAACTTCTTCCACGACACCGTTTCCACTCACTCATCAACCCTAAAACCCCTCATTCCCATAACTTCAATTTCCCGCTCAGACCCATCACATCCTTACCCCAAACCCAaccaccaaattccaaaaccaaacaaaacaaaaaacctcTCAGCACTCTCTTCAGCGATCTAATGTCAGGTAAATCCACAACCTTTGAAGAAGACGGCAAAGGCGACATCGAATTGAAGAACAAACTGAAACAGTTAACAGAAGAGGTAAGAATCTCCAAATacaagaagaaaacaaaagcgGTTACGGTTTTGAATAAAGGTGAGAGGAGGAGTTTATATTCTGCGTTTACGAATCAACCTGTTCCTGATAGTGTAGTAAGTGTGGAGAAGGTGGtggagaagaaaaagaaggaagaTTTTGTTGCTAAGGAGCTTTCGATTGATATGGTGTTGTTTTTGAAGTATTTGTATGAGAATGGGTATTTTAAGGATGCTaaatttgataaagctggtgGAAGATTTGATATTGGTTGGTTTGAGAATGGTTATGCTTATGGTTATGTCAAGTTCGCTGCATTGAAATTTGCCActgataattttgaaattgccaagtaa